In a single window of the Necator americanus strain Aroian chromosome X, whole genome shotgun sequence genome:
- a CDS encoding hypothetical protein (NECATOR_CHRX.G25934.T1) — MAQEKGRFAQTCILVVALVLIIISFALSAAGLFSPSWQVVDIREFRAEHHHGLWLDCARAERYLAAVGRDYGGGQALHCTYKFDQSADQLIDENIEDIDQNSAAGESEHHHFFAWHKAVLGFLIVSLLFSSFALCCGLCAPCNGGCAVIFTVFVFLAFFIAVIGDGVFFFAAHRVDNRFVQGLVGTYEQRIGVAFYLHGSGTLVLMLAFLISVVAAYQILRKAELSSSLPLRELAPLYGSRMRETFA, encoded by the exons ATGGCTCAAGAAAAAGGACGATTTGCACAGACATGTATTCTTGTAGTAGCTCTCGTCCTTATTATCATTTCGTTCGCTTTAAGTGCAGCCGGATTGTTCAGCCCAAGTTGGCAAGTAGTCGACATCCGTGAATTCCGAGCCGAACATCAT CACGGTCTCTGGTTGGATTGTGCACGTGCTGAGCGTTATCTCGCTGCTGTTGGACGTGATTACGGAGGCGGGCAAGCATTGCACTGCACGTACAAATTCGATCAATCGGCTGATCAG TTGATCGATGAAAATATCGAGGATATCGATCAAAACAGTGCGGCCGGCGAAAGCGAACATCATcatttttttg CTTGGCACAAGGCCGTCCTTGGTTTTCTCATCgtatcactattattttcgTCGTTTGCTCTTTGTTGTGGTCTCTGCGCGCCGTGCAATGGGGGATGTGCCGTGATTTTTACCGTATTTGTATTTCTTGCAT TTTTCATCGCTGTTATTGGTGacggagttttcttttttgccgCACATCGTGTGGATAACCGATTTGTTCAAGGACTTGTGGGCACGTACGAG CAAAGGATTGGCGTTGCCTTTTATTTACATGGTTCTGGAACTCTCGTATTGATGTTGGCCTTTTTAATATCCGTAGTAGCCGCGTATCAAATCCTGAGGAAAGCCGAGTTATCCAGTTCGTTACCTCTCCGAGAATTGGCGCCACTTTATGGAAGCCGGATGAGAGAGACTTTCGCATAG